A region from the Lates calcarifer isolate ASB-BC8 linkage group LG2, TLL_Latcal_v3, whole genome shotgun sequence genome encodes:
- the LOC108877790 gene encoding transcription factor E2F4: protein MDAELSPHSPDGDTDMPDQNPKSQRSLRSLHLLATRFVKLLQEAEGGVLDLKEAVRVLAVGQKRRIYDITNVLEGIGLIVKISKNIVKWIGPTPGDNTVQLTLRLTQLKSELEDLEQKEVMLDQQRVWVEQSIRNTTEDCSNLTYVNHEDICNCFSGHTLLAVRAPSGTQLDVPIPKAVQSSPAKYQIYLKSISGPIDVLLLNKNSASSVPVVLPVPPPEEMLRNAKLAMSTSGATESSTAPCQTSADTRHCTKSRQTAIEDMQPPPALSFIKPGPNRTVAPKLRDLSKELKELLDPSKEITNTDIITKLMASEVFSPLLHLSAPPSEQDYFYNLDDSEGLCDLFDVPVLNV from the exons atGGATGCTGAACTTAGCCCTCACAGTCCAGACGGAGACACTGACATGCCAGACCAGAACCCCAAAAGTCAGAGGAGCCTGAGGAGCCTTCATTTGCTCGCCACCAGGTTTGTCAAGTTACTACaagaagctgaaggaggagTGCTGGACCTCAAAGAA GCTGTCAGGGTCCTGGCTGTTGGACAGAAAAGGCGAATCTACGACATCACAAATGTGCTGGAGGGCATTGGTCTGATCGTGAAAATATCAAAGAACATTGTAAAGTGGAT AGGTCCAACGCCAGGGGACAATACAGTCCAGTTAACCCTCAGACTGACACAGTTAAAGTCTGAGCTGGAGGACCTGGAGCAGAAGGAAGTTATGTTGGACCAGCAGAGAGTCTGGGTTGAACAGAGCATCAGGAACACAACAGAAGACTGCAGCAA TCTGACCTACGTGAATCATGAAGATATCTGCAACTGCTTCAGCG GTCACACACTCTTGGCAGTACGAGCGCCATCAGGCACACAGTTAGATGTTCCCATTCCCAAAGCT GTCCAGAGCAGCCCAGCAAAGTACCAGATCTATCTGAAAAGCATCAGTGGACCCATAGATGTCCTCCTTCTTAACAAAAACTCTGCCAGCTCTGTTCCTGTCGTACTGCCAGTCCCACCGCCTGAAGAAATGTTACGGAACGCCAAGTTGGCCATGTCCACTTCAGGTGCAACAGAAAGCAGCACTGCACCTTGTCAGACTTCAGCTGATACCAGGCATTGCACTAAATCAAGACAGACAGCCATAGAGGACATGCAGCCTCCTCCTGCGTTGTCATTTATAAAACCTGGGCCTAACAGAACCGTTGCACCTAAAT TGAGAGATTTATCAAAGGAACTGAAGGAACTACTAGACCCATCCAAAG AAATAACGAATACAGATATAATCACCAAGCTCATGGCCTCTGAGG TCTTTTCTCCACTTCTCCATCTATCGGCGCCACCATCTGAACAGGACTACTTCTATAATCTGGATGACAGTGAAGGCCTCTGTGACCTCTTTGACGTCCCTGTGCTCAATGTTTGA
- the gas8 gene encoding dynein regulatory complex subunit 4 produces the protein MPPKNKGAGKKPAKARTPTLIDGLTKEEMSKEQLEEYIVRLREELDREREERNYFQLERDKIHTFWEITDRQLEELKAEQKNLDKDIEEDERRHQVEIKVYKQKMKHLLCEHQNTISELKADGLVSTEKVQKEQEKLETELQKDLRAIMVDMQELDNEDLVKELQLKYDEELTKTRDNLEKKVMETKAKYEEKMILLPQELDNMRKNEISEREDNWNSHITGLIEDHNKTFRDAKEQVSVMQQDLEVSKSLKKQIEQTKVKQKQKERDLIPVLQDNKHLTELLLKVQRQIAEKEKKMKCCAMKRDTSEKFITKEMNDLKCNYEALGQRFSKLQLERDELYNTFSQNIEKVEHKASVKSMMLEKKLRALTDSLEKTQAQLHSVLSASNMDQTALSVVTNRIEENLDSSYNSIKNLENKKAQISKARKDLLLTYEAKQRTLGVPVEEVCAKPFESSLTGKSLGQHLDLGFTLK, from the exons ATG CCTCCCAAAAACAAAGGCGCAGGTAAAAAGCCTGCAAAGGCAAGGACGCCCACACTGATAGATGGCCTCACCAAGGAGGAGATGTCCAAGGAGCAG CTTGAGGAGTACATTGTGCGCCTTCGAGAGGAGCTggatagagagagggaagagagaaactACTTTCAGCTGGAGAGAGACAAGATCCACACCTTCTGGGagatcacagacagacagctagaGGAGCTCAAGGCTGAACAGAAAAACCTAGACAAGGACatagaggaggatgagaggcgCCACCAAGTCGAGATCAAG GTGTATAAACAGAAGATGAAGCACCTCCTGTGTGAACACCAGAACACAATCTCTGAGCTGAAAGCAGATGGTTTAGTTTCCACTGAGAAGGTGcagaaagagcaagaaaagtTAGAGACTGAGCTTCAGAAGGACCTGAGGGCCATCATGGTGGACATGCAGGAGCTCGACAATGAAGACCTCGTCAAAGAACTTCAACTG AAATATGATGAGGAATTGACTAAAACAAGGGACAACTTAGAGAAGAAAGTCATGG AAACTAAAGCCAAGTATGAGGAAAAGATGATTTTGCTGCCACAAGAGCTGGACAACATGAGGAAAAATGAGATCAGTGAGAGAGAAGATAACTGGAACAGCCACATCACTGGTCTTATAGAAGACCACAACAAAACTTTCAGAGACGCTAAAGAGCAAGTCAGTGTCATGCAACAGGATCTGGAAGTGAGCAAGTCACTCAAG AAACAAATTGAACAGACGAAGGTTAAACAGAAGCAGAAGGAAAGGGACCTGATCCCTGTTTTGCAGGACAACAAACATCTCACTGAGCTTCTCTTGAAAGTCCAAAGACAAATtgctgaaaaagagaaaaaaatgaaatgctgtgCAATGAAAAGG GATACATCTGAAAAGTTCATAACAAAGGAGATGAATGATCTGAAATGCAATTATGAGGCACTGGGACAAAGATTCAGCAAG CTTCAGCTGGAGAGGGATGAGCTGTACAACACATTCTCTCAAAATATTGAGAAGGTGGAGCATAAAGCCAGTGTGAAGAGCATGATGCTGGAAAAAAAGCTGAGAGCCCTGACGGACAGCCTGGAGAAGACACAGGCTCAGCTCCACTCAGTGCTTTCTGCCTCTAACATGGACCAAACTGCCCTCAGTGTGGTCACCAACAGAATCGAG GAAAATCTTGACTCCAGTTATAATTCCATCAAGAACTTAGAGAACAAAAAAGCTCAGATTTCCAAG GCGCGTAAGGATTTGCTGCTGACTTACGAAGCAAAGCAAAGGACTCTTGGTGTCCCAGTGGAGGAGGTTTGTGCAAAGCCCTTTGAGAGCAGTCTTACTGGGAAAAGTCTGGGGCAGCACTTGGATCTTGGCTTTACCCTAAAATGA
- the LOC108877725 gene encoding stereocilin, whose protein sequence is MKMAEKGPGMATLRFTSIVVCAVLLGRGSPEKTGGGKEDQRDAILREIISKLSKGGGWSPQNAPPETDKDQSVHPWVRNIMGGLKTLGLLPSKNLPSLNKPIDRHRLSGFLYNISLYLQEMGAELEDAPTEPDEEQLWEKVLHFFLQSEGSAALNQWNGRVPPRPSVKVQDWFLSLRGSPHWDWLLGLLQSLITLSERQPHRPFLTFLSQNWRTVSAVLEAALQALVSGTYGQASAGLQGFICALKGRSDCAFSVSWLQQLLRFLETRNWKPVVSLHPAEEGADHSKGSSAFGRLKPFSLPPEAMMQDGLPGNTSLDDTTATEDDPDSVQSLLLQALSRSGGGERGGHLAQKNLALVQSLDGLRRGLLHRVGSSVYGNLRKKVSRVTMALLDDVSSLVDVPQPSARGQCSVGDLRQLILWGIRHNVTWNTQALGVSSQGLPSSLPFLSCPSTDPDELRSQQTSSSSPKSAPSSRTISRSKQYLHELSAASHHSQPQTGRTTESNDQLREMDFPTSTEILEAACNESIPGLTGVSNFTVFLYCKLFEGENGSVNPAVAQMGLDLHATCSDAAWYLSAAEEDFLWVQVCSEFFAHEFNNTVCANTSFWLQRAHQAALTKDYHFFNQTSIDDLCVQLTGEAIGSTGLDENCLAQLGSRSLTAQVFRHCFLPNNSVLISSLCGRESPDSRRSLPEGSWAAAYCSKILNSSNADATEDTCQQYREWAVHRFTNITLLELCGQTHGLREYMCLNTTLYSQLLRLMPQLADFCVDVKAELEGRKCFLQRFFDMLPARYEFDTSQLCVDPAPLLADVLHKLSVCEVEGGEREGFLVALGYVLRVLDFVVGLSSGLDEGEREARQGLGQAILLSSLLDNVSWASLQPEASTSVLHTVGVFLRREQNVTLKEDLLSCFSPVLWDLIQRDDNSSALRVLLQEYLQMPRDSIRTLVMSAEKDAVKRFLSHMHQSWDQLQVEASQASQKELQAMETMTAAFIHKFPRVTPELFVDLSQFIPFMSISDIMSFPASLIVNDSVLTAIRDHSSGMKSLQKKAFVKRLLQSSAVGDVPTWPPYFLSSILPLLPYLPVSHFQQLTSQQLAPLVELLGNGSLDGVRGRHVLRTLFSKKKNLTSDNILRLGVLACYLDPVDLDSYNQDSAVSPVLWQQLAQCMSKGFVSASGRLSSWLIPAVQTLNVSSMAPAELSALSGLLPQLGASFLLSLPSRQLLDLLSKPGLQRYSPAQAFQMLSKISKETNLTMEELCRLKPLHFGLSPVVLGDLRWPEISETARCQCWRALLTELKPGHRAMLYNAVQEALHRDLQNITQQVNCFLPFVSLKRLIDTMNGEAILRDISLYRHIHWSPQQAQVLFKKACAFKNFTSKSVRALGHIAGGMSCDFLRLWTNDTDFAELLQFVSELPGEMRPALRKCIVEELRKQPEPDLSVLSSKFAATLPVTMLENLSNATFRGILDHIHAHFADFLRLPHYKQKNLAEKAVTELGSAQAEEQIDGTTLDVLGPLLPFLDRDSLALVDRGALALRLEEMRSFCLPKEALRDISSLLTQKDLLGDPSKWQVGDVEHLGRLVFSLSTKQINAIPLTVLNKDTVEQVLVGQRRWESSAVGAICVAQCMDQHRQRQQTQSLIRGIVKARSRRAKVPVPSCADIRGTFPSAWTSTQLSRMSQEDLQQCVEVFGQDASLSSEQRRTLWVKLRQSFSPVRELRADQVLALGSVVTEMGERELQDTNLTDPGVLAHLGTLTDWSPKKMRAVVLGVMRKRRLKVEQLTVVDLATFGHLICGLYLSEIKRLTPYDLSVAVRFLREMSLPCTEQQMEALASRLSRPEAFGPVSAWGPEVFTEIGTLAAGLEDMVLSALVQEQMEGITPEAIALMSPKKMAVVFSAVQLSWMSAEQAWAVTDEQWAELDTEQRHAVRLAQYEGDVLLELRGRNSAPAAVNTGGLAFHSLALSLLLWQLI, encoded by the exons ATGAAGATGGCAGAGAAAGGGCCAGGGATGGCCACTCTTAGATTCACAAGCATCGTAGTTTGTGCTGTTTTACTGGGACGAGGATCCCCTGAGAAGACAG GAGGCGGTAAAGAGGACCAGAGAGATGCCATTCTTAGGGAGATCATTTCAAAACTGAGTAAAGGAGGTGGTTGGAGTCCTCAGAATGCTCCTCCAGAAACAGACAAGGACCAGTCTGTGCACCCCTGGGTGAGGAATATCATGGGGGGCCTAAAAACGCTCGGTCTTCTTCCCAGCAAGAACTTGCCCTCGCTAAATAAGCCAATTGACAGACACCGACTCTCGGGCTTCCTCTACAACATCTCTCTGTATCTCCAAGAGATGGGTGCTGAGCTGGAGGATGCGCCGACGGAGCCTGACGAGGAGCAGCTGTGGGAGAAGGTGCTGCATTTCTTTCTCCAGTCTGAAGGGAGTGCTGCGCTGAACCAGTGGAACGGCCGGGTGCCACCCAGACCCAGCGTCAAAGTGCAGGACTGGTTTTTGTCCCTGAGGGGCAGTCCACACTGGGACTGGCTCCTGGGACTGCTGCAGAGTCTGATCACTCTGTCAGAGCGTCAGCCCCACAGGCCTTTCTTGACTTTCTTATCTCAGAACTGGAGGACAGTGAGCGCCGTGCTGGAAGCTGCACTTCAGGCTCTGGTCAGTGGGACCTATGGCCAGGCCAGTGCAGGCCTGCAGGGCTTTATCTGTGCTCTGAAGGGCCGTAGCGACTGTGCCTTCAGTGTTAGCTGGCTTCAGCAGCTGCTGCGTTTCTTAGAAACACGCAACTGGAAGCCTGTGGTCAGTTTACACCCTGCAGAAGAAGGTGCCGACCACAGCAAGGGCTCAAGCGCGTTTGGACGTTTGAAGCCCTTCAGTTTGCCTCCTGAGGCCATGATGCAGGACGGGTTGCCTGGAAACACATCTCTGGACGACACAACAGCCACAGAGGATGATCCAGACTCTGTGCAAAGTTTACTGCTGCAGGCCTTGTCACGCTCAGGTGGAGGAGAGCGAGGAGGACACTTGGCACAGAAAAACTTAGCTCTCGTGCAGAGCTTGGATGGGCTGAGGAGGGGCCTCCTGCACAGGGTGGGCAGTTCTGTTTACGGTAACCTGAGGAAGAAAGTGTCACGAGTTACCATGGCGCTGCTTGATGATGTCAGCAGCCTGGTGGACGTGCCACAGCCCAGTGCTCGGGGCCAGTGCTCAGTTG GTGACCTGAGACAGCTGATCTTATG GGGGATAAGGCATAATGTGACGTGGAACACCCAGGCTTTGGGTGTTAGCTCCCAGGGTCTCCCAAGCTCACTCCCATTCCTGTCCTGCCCCTCCACTGATCCAGATGAACTGAGATCACAACAaacatcttcttcttctcctaaATCAGCCCCTTCCTCACGAACAATATCCAGATCAAAACAATACCTTCATGAACTCTCTGCTGCATCTCATCACTCCCAGCCACAAACAGGGAGAACGACAGAAAGCAACGACCAGCTGAGAGAGATGGACTTCCCCACCTCCACGGAAATCCTGGAGGCAGCCTGTAACGAGTCCATCCCAGGCTTGACAGGCGTCTCCAACTTCACCGTGTTCCTCTATTGTAAACTGTTTGAGGGTGAGAACGGGTCGGTTAACCCAGCGGTGGCTCAGATGGGGCTCGACCTGCACGCTACCTGCTCTGACGCGGCTTGGTACCTGTCTGCCGCTGAGGAGGACTTCCTCTGGGTCCAGGTCTGCAGTGAGTTCTTTGCCCATGAATTCAACAACACCGTGTGTGCCAACACCTCATTCTGGCTGCAGAGAGCACATCAG GCTGCACTAACAAAGGACTACCATTTTTTCAACCAGACTAGCATAGATGacctgtgtgtgcagctgaCAGGTGAAGCAATAGGAAGTACAGGACTTGATGAGAACTGTCTGGCTCAGTTGGGCAGCAGGTCACTCACTGCCCAGGTTTTCAGACACTGCTTCCTGCCCAACAACTCCGTCCTGATCTCATCTTTGTGCGGCAGAGAGTCCCCTGACTCGCGCAGATCCTTACCGGAGGGCAGCTGGGCTGCGGCATACTGCTCCAAAATACTCAACTCCTCCAATGCTGACGCCACTGAAGACACTTGTCAGCAGTACAGGGAGTGGGCCGTGCATCGTTTCACCAACATCACCCTCCTGGAGCTCTGTGGGCAGACACATGGGTTGAGAGAGTACATGTGTCTGAACACCACACTCTACAGTCAGCTGCTAAGGTTAATGCCTCAGTTGGCTGATTTCTGTGTTGATGTGAAGGCGGAACTGGAGGGCAGGAAGTGCTTCCTGCAGAGGTTTTTTGACATGCTCCCGGCTCGGTACGAGTTTGACACGTCCCAGCTGTGTGTAGACCCGGCCCCATTGCTGGCCGACGTCCTCCACAAGCTGAGCGTGTGCGAGGTCGAAGGAGGGGAGCGTGAAGGGTTTTTGGTGGCCCTGGGATATGTGTTGCGGGTGCTGGACTTTGTGGTGGGCCTCTCTTCAGGTCTGGatgagggggaaagagaggCAAGGCAAGGCTTGGGTCAGGCCATCCTCCTGTCCAGTCTCCTCGACAACGTGTCCTGGGCCTCTCTGCAGCCAGAGGCCTCCACAAGTGTCCTTCACACCGTGGGAGTCTTCCTGCGCAGAGAGCAGAATGTTACCCTGAAAGAGGACCTGCTGAGCTGCTTCAGT CCTGTCCTGTGGGACCTCATCCAGCGGGATGACAACTCATCGGCTCTCAGGGTTCTGCTGCAG GAGTACCTCCAGATGCCAAGAGACAGCATTCGCACTCTAGTGATGTCTGCTGAAAAAGATGCAGTTAAGAGATTTCTCTCCCATATGCATCAAAGCTGGGACCAGCTACAAGTTGAAGCCAGCCAG gCCTCTCAAAAAGAATTGCAAGCCATGGAAACAATGACCGCTGCTTTCATCCATAAGTTCCCCCGAGTGACCCCAGAGCTGTTTGTGGACCTGTCTCAATTCATACCCTTCATGTCCATCTCTGACATTATGAGCTTCCCCGCCTCCCTGATTGTCAATGACAGCGT ACTGACAGCCATTCGTGACCACAGCTCAGGGATGAAGTCGCTGCAGAAAAAGGCCTTTGTCAAACGACTCCTGCAGTCGAGCGCGGTGGGTGATGTCCCTACATGGCCACCGTACTTTCTCAGTTCCATCCTCCCGCTTCTGCCTTACCTCCCAGTCAGTCATTTTCAGCAGCTGACATCACAACAG CTTGCTCCTCTGGTAGAGTTGCTAGGCAATGGCAGTCTGGATGGTGTAAGGGGGCGCCATGTGCTCCGGACCCTCTTCAGCAAGAAGAAGAATCTGACCAGTGATAACATACTGAG GTTAGGAGTCCTTGCATGTTACCTGGATCCAGTAGACCTGGATTCATATAATCAGGACTCAGCTGTGTCCCCTGTTCTCTGGCAGCAGCTAGCTCAGTGCATGTCTAAGGGGTTCGTCAGTGCCAGCGGCAGG TTGTCCTCTTGGTTGATACCAGCAGTTCAGACCCTGAATGTCAGCAGCATGGCTCCTGCAGAACTGTCTGCTCTCAGTGGTCTGCTTCCTCAGTTAGGAGCTTCCTTCCTGCTGTCTCTCCCCTCACGGCAGCTTCTGGATCTCCTCTCAAAGCCAGGATTACAGAGATACTCGCCAGCACAG GCATTTCAAATGTTATCCAAGATTTCAAAGGAAACCAAC CTCACCATGGAAGAACTTTGCAGACTGAAGCCGTTACACTTCGGTCTGTCCCCTGTTGTGCTTGGAGACCTCCGGTGGCCTGAGATCAGTGAAACTGCCCGCTGTCAGTGCTGGAGAGCGTTGCTAACCGAGCTCAAGCCTGGCCACAGAGCTATGCTATATAATGCAGTGCAGGAG GCTTTACACAGAGACTTGCAGAACATCACACAGCAGGTAAATTGTTTTTTACCATTCGTGTCTCTGAAGAGGCTGATAGACACCATGAATGGGGAAGCAATTCTGAGAGATATCAGCCTGTACAGACACATCCACTGGTCGCCACAGCAG GCTCAGGTTCTGTTCAAAAAAGCCTGTGCATTCAAAAACTTTACCAGCAAGTCAGTGAG GGCTCTGGGTCATATTGCCGGCGGAATGAGCTGTGACTTTTTGAGGCTTTGGACCAACGATACAGATTTTGCAGAGCTGCTTCAGTTTGTTAGTGAGCTGCCTGGAGAAATGAGACCTGCTCTG CGGAAATGTATCGTAGAGGAACTGAGGAAACAACCTGAACCCGACCTCAGTGTTTTGAGCTCTAAGTTTGCTGCAACATTGCC AGTGACAATGTTAGAGAACCTCTCTAATGCAACCTTCAGAGGCATTTTGGACCACATCCACGCACACTTTGCTGATTTCCTCAGACTTCCACATTACAAACAGAAGAATTTAGCTGAGAAGGCCGTAACTGAGCTG GGCTCTGCTCAGGCGGAGGAGCAGATTGATGGCACCACTCTAGATGTCCTGGGGCCTTTGCTGCCCTTCTTGGACCGGGACAGTTTGGCGCTGGTGGACAGAGGAGCTCTGGCTCTGCGGCTGGAGGAGATGAGAAGTTTCTGTCTTCCTAAAGAGGCTCTGAGGGATATAAGTTCTCTGCTCACTCAGAAAGACTTGCTTGG GGATCCTTCCAAATGGCAAGTTGGGGATGTGGAACATTTGGGCAGGttggtgttttctctctcaacAAAGCAGATTAACGCCATCCCGCTG ACAGTGTTGAATAAAGACACCGTAGAGCAGGTCCTGGTGGGTCAAAGGCGCTGGGAGAGCAGTGCGGTGGGTGCAATCTGTGTTGCTCAGTGTATGGATCAACATCGCCAGAGACAACAGACCCAGAGTCTCATCCGTGGGATCGTCAAAGCACGGAGCAGGAGGGCAAAAG TGCCAGTTCCAAGCTGTGCAGACATCAGAGGAACTTTTCCTTCAGCTTGGACGTCCACTCAGCTCAGCCGTATGTCGCAGGAGGATCTCCAACAGTGTGTAGAAGTTTTCGGTCAGGATGCTTCACTGAGCTCTGAGCAGCGCCGGACACTGTGGGTGAAACTCAGGCAG TCATTCAGTCCGGTGAGGGAGCTGAGAGCAGATCAGGTGCTGGCTCTGGGCTCAGTGGTGACtgagatgggagagagagagctgcaggacaCCAATCTCACCGACCCAGGTGTGTTGGCACACCTGGGGACGCTGACAGATTGGAGCCCTAAAAAG atgAGAGCAGTGGTTTTGGGTGTGATGAGGAAACGCAGGCTGAAAGTGGAGCAGTTAACGGTTGTAGATCTGGCGACATTTGGCCATCTGATCTGTGGTCTGTATCTGTCAGAGATCAAGAGACTGACCCCATACGATCTCAG TGTGGCTGTGCGGTTCCTGCGGGAGATGTCCCTGCCATGCACAGAACAGCAGATGGAAGCCTTGGCAAGCCGTTTGTCCCGACCGGAGGCCTTTGGTCCAGTCAGTGCTTGGGGACCGGAGGTTTTCACTGAAATTGGGACATTGGCAG CGGGCCTGGAGGATATGGTGCTGTCAGCTTTGGTACAAGAACAAATGGAGGGAATCACCCCTGAAGCCATCGCTCTGATGTCACCAAAGAAGATGGCA GTGGTGTTCAGTGCGGTTCAGCTGTCGTGGATGAGCGCGGAGCAGGCATGGGCCGTCACCGATGAGCAGTGGGCTGAGCTGGACACTGAGCAGAGGCACGCGGTCAGACTAGCCCAATATGAAGGAGACGTCCTGTTGGAGTTGAGAG GGAGAAACTCGGCTCCAGCAGCCGTGAACACAGGCGGCCTCGCTTTCCACTCACTGGCTCTGAGCCTCTTGTTATGGCAACTAATTTAA